The stretch of DNA GCTGTCCTCGGGCGTCGATTGTTCCCGGCGGCGGGAAGTGCACGATGCGGTCGCGGTGCAAAACTTCTGCCAGCAGCCGGGGCGCGATGGGGGTGGGGTCGTCGTCGAAAAGCCCGAGCACGGCGTCTGCATCGCTGGAGAGAAGTTGAGTGGCACTGCCCCAGTTTGTTCTTGCAGTTCCAGGAGTTGGGCTGCATTGATATCGGTTGAGTGAGGTGCTGGGCTAAGGGTGAGATCGAAGTGCCAATTTGTGATGGGGTCGAACTCGAACAGCGCCCCGCCCTGGCAGGCTTCTTCGATGGTGGTGGCGTGCGATTCGAGAAAAGGGCTGCAGTGGAAGAGATAGCGTGAATCGCCGATGATGTGGCCGTCGTGGCGCGTGATGGTGGCGCTGTTGCGCGGTTCACGCAGCAGCAGGACCTGGAGTTGTTCTATGACTTCGGAGGCAGGCCAGGTGGCGTCGACAAGCGCGGTGAGTTGCACGGGGCGCCGCATACCACGCGCACTGGCGGTGAGCTTCGCCAGGTGCGTTGAGGTGGTGCGCCCCAGCTGTGCCAGCGGCGTGCCAGCAAAGACTCCGCCAGCAGCGGCGCGACGGGCTTTGAGGTCGATGACATTGTCATTCATAGTGGTCACCAGCGTAGTCCTGGGCTAGCGTGGAAGCGAAAGCAACTTTCTTCCCGACGAGGAGATTCCCATGCCAAACCTCTTTGATTTGACCGGACGAACAGCACTCGTGACTGGCGGCTCCGCAGGTATCGGTCTTGGTATAGCCCGCTGCCTGTCCGAGGCCGGCGCGCGGGTGGTCGTCGCAGCGCTTGACGACGCCGCCCTCCACGACCTCCCCAACAAACTGCCAGGTGCCGTGGCCGTGGCGTGCGATGTGACAGTGCTCGCCGACTGTGAACGAGCAGTAGCTACCGCGGTTTCTGAATTTGGCGGGCTAGACATTCTGTCGGCGAACGCCGGGGTATTTCCGCAGGCAGCAGTCGACACGATTGGCGCTGACGAAATCGAAAAGATCACCCGCATTAATGTCGGTGGCATGGCAAACTGTGTGAAAGCAGCGCTGCCGGCGCTGAAAGAGTCCGCACACGGAAGGGTCATCGTGACCAGTTCGATCACCGGAAACATGACTGGCTACCCGGGTTGGGCGCACTATGGCGCCACCAAGGCTGCCCAAATGGGTTATGTCCGCACGGCGGCCGTCGAGCTGGCGCCCCACCAGATCACAGTGAATGCTGTGCTTCCGGGCAATATCGCCACGGAAGGGTTGGCGGAGCTCGACCAGTCCTATGCAGACGCGATGCGCGCCGCCGTTCCCGGTGGTCAGCTTGGCAAACCTGAAGACATTGGCTACGCGGTGGCGTTCCTCGCTTCTGATGCAGCCAGGTTTATTAATGGCCATGGGATTGTGGTCGATGGTGGGCAGATCCTTCCGGAATCAGCTGAGGCCCTCGCCTAGCGGTTGTGGCGTCCTTGGTTAAGGCTTAGGCGAGGTCTCGTTTGATTTTCGCCAGAGCCTTGCCTTTTGCTAGCTCATCGACGACCTTATCCATGGCACGAATCTGCTGCATCAAGGGGTCTTCGATGTTTTCCACGCGGTAGCCACAGATCACACCTGTGATAGTGGGGACGGTCTGCTGCAGCACAGGCGCCTGTGCGCACAGCTCGCGTAGCGTGAGGTCACTGTTAGCATGTTGCTGTAGTTGCTCCTGAGAATAGCCAGTGAGCCACATGAGCACCTCGTCGAGATCTTCCCGAGTGCGGCCTTTTCGCTCTACTTTGGCCAGGTAGAGGCGGTAGATTTCCGCGAAGCGCAGGTTGTAAACACGCTCAAGTTTCGCGGCAGCTTTTTCATCGCTGGTTTTGGTTGTTTCACTCACGCTGGGCAAGTGTAGTCGCCGACAACGCGCGGGACTTTGCCCAGACTTCTTCCGAAGGCTGGCGGTGTGCGCATAATAGGTGCCATGAGATTGGCCACTGTGATTCCGGGCGTGGGCATTGCTGTGGGCGGCGCCGCCGTGGCATTGGCTATTGACCACCTCGCTGTGGGCCTACTGGGGGTCTCCAGCACCATCTTATGGGCAATTGTGCTGGGGATTTGCACAGGCAACATTGGACTTCCCTCGTGGAGTTCCCCTGGGCTGAGCTTTTCCGCCAAGCAAGTATTGCGGGCTGGAATTGTGCTACTTGGACTGGAGATTTCCTTGACGACGCTAGCGAGTCTGGGCTGGCCCGTCCTGGTGGGCAGCGTGCTAATCGTTTTCTCAGGCATGACTACTGCAGCCGGGCTTGCCAAACGATCCGTTCTGAGCTTTCCGCACGCGATACTCATCGGTGCTGGGTGTTCCATCTGCGGAGCCGCCGCGGTCAGCGCTGTCGAAGCGGTGTTGCCCAAGCGGAAGGCGGAGGAGATCGCGAGCGCGATCTCAGTGGTCGTGGTGTTGGGCACGGCGATGATTGTCCTCGGTCCAGCGTTCGTGAGCGCATTGGATTGGCACGAGTTGCCTGCTGGGGTGTTCATCGGTGGGGCAACCCACGAAGTCGGGCAGGTTGTCGCTGCCGGGGGGATCGCCGGTGCCACGGTGTTGCCGCTCGCGGTAGCGGTAAAGCTGTCCCGGGTGTTGCTCTTGGTGCCCGTGGTGTTGGTGGTGGGCTACCGCGAGCGTCCACAGCTGCGTGGGCTGGTCCCTTGCTTTGTCCTGCTCTTTCTTGTGGCTGTGGTCGTGCGCACCGTCGCACCAATCCCGCCGCTAGCCCTGGAGTGGAGCACTCAGCTGCGCGCTTGGCTCTTCGCAGTCGCGATGTTCGCCCTGGGCACCACAGTTACCGCCAGTGCTTTGCGACGCGCCGGTTGGCGCCCATTCCTCTTTGGCCTGGTTGTTTCCTTGGTGGTTGCAATCGTAGCGGGACTCGTCGCCATCACGGTTACTCAGCTCGCCGGTTAGCTCCGAAATCCTCGTGTTTGCGCACTACTGCTTCGTACTTTCGCTGCGCCGTCAGCTCGTAGATGCGCAGCATTTCCGCAGCCTGCGACGCCACTGACCATTGGCCAGCTAGCTCGCGGGATCGCTGCGCTGCGCTCTCGCGCCAGCCTGGCTCTTCCAACCGATCGATGATCCGCAGCATGGCCGCTGCGAAAGCAGTGGGGGCAGGGCCTGCGAGTTCACCATTCTGGCGTGGTTCCAACACCAGGTTTAGCTCAGGGTCGGCGGATACGATGGGCAAGCCCGCGAGGGCCGCCTCGTGCAGGACCAATGCTTGGGTGTCAGTGACGGAAGGGAAAACGAAGCAATCCGCCATGGCGTAAAAAGCGCCCAGCTCGTTGCGAGGAAACTCGCCAGGTAGTAGTACGTTTCCGCCACGTTGCGCAGCAAGCAATCGCTTAGCGATCTTGGGGTAGCGTTCCCAGTCTCCGACGATCATCAGTTGCGCATCGGGATGCAGCTCGCGGACGAGCTCAAAGGCGTCGACAAGCAGGTTAAGGCCCTTTTCCGGAGCTACTCGTCCGACGTAGAGAAACAGTGGGCCCGGGCCGCGCTCGACGGGAGGAGGACCGGCTGGCAGGGGGTCGACCCCGTTGGGGACGCATACGACGTTAGCTTCCGGCGCGATCTGCAGTGCACGCGCCAAGGTCTTCGGCGAAGGCGCTGTCACGACGTTGGCAGAAAGCAGCATTTTGCGCATCAGCCCTAGTAGAGACGCCTTTTCCGGGTCGGGGAATTCTAATCGAGCAGCGCGAATTGCACGCACATCGTAGACTTCGCCACGGTTAAGGCGCGCAAACATGCTCACGATGCCTCGGAGAAGTGGTAGGACGCGGGCGTAGTAATCCGCGTAAGCATCGAAATCGGTGTGCCAGGTCAACAGCAATGGGGTGTTAGTTCGCAACGCCGTCCATACGCCGAGCACTCCGACCGGTCCCAGGCCGTGGGCATGGATCACATCCGGCTGGAGTGCAGCGACCTGGTTGATCGTCCGCTTGAATTTGTTTCCGTTAGCTACTCGGGTCGGCATTTTCGGCACCCGGATGGACGGCAATCTGATTTCCGTTCGGCCGGCACGACCTTCGTGCGGGTTCATTCCCTTGGCCTGTGGTGCCACAACCAGCACCTCGTGCCCCGCGTCCAGCAGATTCCCCTCCAGCTGCTGGACCGCCACCATCAGGCCATTTGAACCCGGACCGTAGTTATCCACGTATTGCGCGACGAATAGCTTGTTTTGCACATAGCCAATGTAGCCCCTCTGTTGGACTTCCGTGTGATGAACCGGCGTGTCCGCGCTCCTTGGTGGTGTTGGGTGCTCGCTTACAGCGAATCTTGCAGAATCAAGTTGTCAGCTCAACAAGATGGGTGTATGCCTGAATAAATGACATCTCTTTTCTCTTCGCTAGCCGTTGGACGTCTGCAATTGAAGAATCGGGTGGTCCAGGGGCCGATGGGGCGCCTACGCGCCGACCATGACGGAAATCCCACCGAGATCATGACGCAGTACTTCGCTGAACGAGCCGGGATGGGGTTGATTGTCACTGACGGCACGTCCCCTACCCGCGAAGGTCGTGTTCACGCATATCAGCCAGGCCTTTTCGACGACTCTCATATCCCTGGCTGGGCAGCGATCGCCGATGCTGTACACCAGGCGGGAGGGACCGTAGTGGCCCAGCTCATGCATGCTGGCTGGAACACTCATTCCGGGATCACCGGTTTCCCTGTCGAAGCTCCCTCCGCCGTGGATCACGAAGGTTGGGCCCATGATGCCCAGGGTAACCGCTTGCCTTTTGAAACCCCCACTCCCCTCGACGAAGGCGGCCTCGACCGGGTCATCGAGGGCTTCCGTGGGGCCGCGCGTCGTGCTATCGAGGCTGGTCTTGACGGTGTCGAACTACATGCGGCTAACGGCTACCTCCTGCACAGCTTCCTCTCCCCCAACTCCAACCAGCGCACTGATGCCTTCGGCGGCTCCCCGGCCAAGCGGGCGGCTTTCCCATTGGCTGTCGCCCGCGCGGTAGCCGAGGAAGTAGGTGCCGACCGGGTGGGTATCCGCGTTTCCCCTGGTGTTCCCGTCCAAGGTGTTGTGGAATCTGATCCGGAAGATATGCTCGCAACTTATTCCGCCCTCATCGACGGACTCAACGAGCTTGGGGTGGCGTACCTCTCTGTGCTGCATTACGACGTCCGTGGCGAACTCGTCGCCACGCTGCGTTCCCGGTTCGCGGGAGCATTCTTCCTCAACAATGCGGCTGGCCCCGAGACCCCGATGGGCCTTGCGGAAGCCACCGAGATCGTCGATGAGCAGCTTGCCGACGCCGCTGTGGTCGCCCGACTAGCCCTAGCCAACCCGGATTTGGTGGCACGCTGGCGTGCGGGTGCTGAGCTCAATGAGCCCCAACCAGCAACTTTCTATGCTGGTGGAGCTCGTGGCTACATCGACTATCCGGCGCTTGAGTCGGAAGCTTAGGACTTCCGCACGGTGATCTGCCAGCCCGCATTGCCTTGACGGCGGAAATCGGTGACCGCATACCCCTCGTCACTGGCCCACTGCGGGATGGTTTCCGTGGCTTGGGTGCAGTCGAAATCGATGACGAGGCTGTCGCCAGATTGGAGGTTGCTCATCGCGGCGCGGGCATCCACGAGCGGAAACGGGCACACCGCACCAAGGGTGTCCAGCGCGTAAGTAGCTGGGGCGATCTGACGCAGCCCCTGCTGTTGTTCGGTACGCACTTTCAGCGCTACGGGTGCCGTCGCAAAGGCAAACTCTTTCGGCTCCGCAGTTAGGCTGGGCTCAGCCACTGGGGCGCTGGTGGGCACTTCAGTGTTTTGCGTTGGCTTGAGGAATACCTTTGCAGCCAGTGCTACGCCCAGCCCAGTAAATAGCAGCGCCACCCACCCTTGGTAGCTAAACAAGCTGGTCTGCACCATGCCATTTCCCACGGTGCAGCCACCAGCCCAGGAGGCGCCGACACCCATCATTACGCCACCGATTACGGAGCGCTGTGCTTGTACGGCATCCGGCAGGCGAACCCGGAATTCACCGGCTGCCTTCGCAGCCAGGTAGGAACCAACGAGGATTCCGAGTACCAGCAGTGTTCCCCAGTTCAAGAATTTCAGATTACCCGTGGTGAGGTAGGAAAAGAGGTCAGCCGAAGGGGTGGTGATCCCCAGGCCGGAGTTACGTCCGGTCGCAGCGGAGAGTGGCCAAGCAATCACGCCGATAATGCCTACCAAGGCGCCCGCGGTGTAAAGGTGCAGTGAACGGGCCCACCATGGCTGTTCGAGGCGTACTTTGCTGCCTCGCATGTTATCGCGCTGGAGGTAGAAATTCACCAAGTAGATGGTGAGTGCACTCAGCCCCAGCGCGAACCACCACACCGAAATGCCGAGCGTTTCGGGCAGGGTGGTCATCTTGACCGTTCGGTTCGCGAGCGCTTCATGTGTGCTAGCTAGCGGTCCGCGCTTCATGGCAGCAGCAGAGAGTCCGTAGCCGACGAGCGCGAGCCAGGACCCGACAAGCCCCTCGCCTGAACGGTACCAAGTGCCGGAAGCACAGCCACCGGCCAGCACGATGCCTACACCGAATACTAGGCTGCCAATCATTACTGCAGCCGGGGCAAAGTCGCTGACCTTTGGAGTGATGATTCCGGCGCTTGTCAACGCTGCAATGCCCACCGCATGGACTGAAATGACGATGAGCAAGGCGACAATGCCTCGCCATGACTTCAGGGTGACGATGTCTCGCAGCATTCCCGTCACACAGAATCGTCCTCGTTGCATCACTGCACCCAAGACAATGCCCACGGCCAAGCCTGAAAGTAGCATGGGTCCCCTTCTTCCCTAGTCAAGATTTTGTAGGGAAACCATAACCCAAAACATACTTAACTGTCTATAGTCCTTAGACAAATCTTTCTACTATCTGGCGCGGGAGCTCACCGCAAGCATGGCCTGATCTGCCAATTCCTCACCCGCACCATCATAGAGATAGACCGCCACGTCAGTCCCAGCACTATACAACTCTGTCTTGTTTGCGCGTTGTTTCGTGGTTGTAGCGATCACCACCTGCGGATGATTATGGCGAATCGCGCTGAGCACCGACAGTGCGTCGTAATGCCCGGGAAGGGCAAGAACCACCAGCTGAGGCGGAGTATCGATATGCACGCGCTGCCACAGTTCCGGATCGGTGACGTCCCCAGCGACCACATTGTGCCCGGCCTGCCGCAGCACTTCGATGCGATCTTCATCGAATTCCACACCCCACACCCGCAGACCATATGCCTCAGTCAACCGGTGATACACACCTTCACCGACCCTGCCCATACCCATCACCAGGGCATCCGCACCGACAATCCGCACTGGCTTCTCGTCTGGAGCCAACCGGTGCTCGGGTACCTCAGGAATCAGACGCAGGAGCATCGGCATCAGTCGATGTTCGGTTGTCGCCACGATAGATCCCACGATGAAGCTGCCAGCCACCGCAATCGCCATTATCGACGTCCACACCGGCGGCAACACCCCTTGCGCCACCGCAACTGAGGTGACGATCAACCCGAATTCCGAGTGATTAGCCAAGGTTAAACCTGAGAGCGCCGCGGTGCGATTCGACATGCCCACCCGCTGCAAAATCACCATGAAAATTCCCGCCTTGGCTATCAGGAAAACCAGCAGAATACCGGCTATCACAAAGCCTGTGGCATTGGGCAGGCCGCCGAGGCCGATCTGGAGGAAGAACGCTACAAGTAGCAGCTCGCGGACGCTGATGAGGGCGTAGAAAAGCCGCTCGGAAACCGGGTGCCCGGACAGGATAATGCCCGCCACCAGGGAGCCGAAAGAGCCGGAAATTCCGGAAAGTTCGAAAAGCGAATACGCGCCGACGGCGATGCCGATACCAGTGAGCACCAAGAGTTCAGTACGAAACATCCGGTTAGGAAGGCGGGTGACCAGCGGACGTAGCAGCAAAAGCAGCGGGAGTACCAGGGCCCATTTCTCCGGGACTCGCCCCGAGGAGGCTACCAACACTCCGACGGCGATGATGTCTTGCAGAATCAAAACGCCAAGCGCAATGCGACCCACCGCTGATCCGCTGCGGTTTTGTTCTTCGAGCAGGGACATCACGAAGACGGTGGAGGAAAACGCGGTAGCCATCCCAAGATAGATCAGCGCTTTAAACTCCAGGCCCGCCAGTCCCGCCAGGGGCAGCAGGCCAATCAAGCTGAACACCACAGTGAAGATCACCGTATTGGCAAAGGCCTGCCCGAGCGCGGAGCCCACTACCCGCGGGCGCGCGATATCTCGCGGATTTAGCTTCAGGCCGATGGTAAACAGCAGCACCGTCACACCAAGTTCGGCGAAAATGTCAATCGCCGGGATGTGATCTAGCCCTAGGGCACTAATGGCAAACCCAGCGCCTAGAAATCCAATGAGCGGAGGCAAGCGCAGAAGGGACGCTAAGAAACCACCGACAATGGAAAACAGCACCGCAATAAGATAGATCGATTCCACAGCATAACCATACTGTTTATGAGTATTCCGTCCCCCCATAACGGTTGCTCCCTACCTCTTGCCACCGCATCGGCCGGGTCGCACACAGGTGTCGGGGCAAAACCAATAGCTAATATTGAAAAACATGGTGCACATCCGGGGTCTCGCCCTCGTTGGGTCAGCGAGCGCATTTTTGTTTTTGTGGCGTTTCACGCCATTTTCACATTTTGATGTTGCGCGTTCCATGCTCTGGGGGTTAAGCCTGGGCATGCTCAGTTGCGGGGCAGGATTTCTCGCCAGTGAATTTATCGGCGCTGACCACCGCACTGACCCAATCGCAGCGACACCACCGAAAGAAATATCGAAACTCCGAAGGGCAACCTTCTTCCTAGGCGCCTCCTTCCTCATCGTGATAGCGGCGATTGAACTACTCGGCGTTCCGCTAGAAGAAACCCTGAAAGCGATAGGCGCTGGCCTCATTCTGGCTGCATTTCTAGCGCGACGCTCGTGGTTCATCCAAGTCCCCGCCGTGATGCTGCTTGCCATGCAGGCTTATGCAGCCGTGGCCTCCAGTTTCCACACCGAGCACTATTTCTTCCTCGGCGTTTTCTGCACCGTGCTGGGGGTAAGCCTCGAACCCCTCTCCTGCAACCGCACCACCCGGCTCTGCGCGTTGCTAGTCTGCGCGGTCCTCGCCTATCTCGGATTCCGGCTTCGTTACAAATCTGAACTCGGATATCGAAGCTTTCGATTTCGGTCCTAATTTTCACGCGTTGTGCATGATGACGGCCGGGGCGTCGTTAAGCCTGGCAGCGTCAAACCAGGTAGCGCGCTGGAGCGGTGCGCTCCGGTGGGGCGCACACGCAGTCTCTATGTACCTGCTGGGCGTGCTAGCTGCGGCTATCTACGATCTCACCCACACCGGGGCGCAGGCTGATTTCGGATGGACGATGTATGCCCCGCTCTCCGACGCCTCCCACTCAAGCCGCTACACCTCTAGCCTGTATGACCTGCTCCAGAACTACGGCCCCACGTTCCCCCATTGGGTTGCCCTCCTCGCTGCAGTCGCGGTGTGCGGCCTTGCCGCCTGGCATCGTGGCCCGGGCCCGGTAGAGCACCTCATGCGCGCTACTTATCGACGCCTCTAGCCCCCAAATACAACTTCACTCAGAATTCACCCTGCTGTCCCACCGTGGTCACCCAGCAACGATAACTTTTTCTTGCACTACACATCCGTTATCAAAAGGTGGCATGAACGTGAAGAAAATCGCGTCGGTAATTCTTGCCGGCATCCTCGCAGCTCCCCTAGCAGTCTCCGCCCCCAATGCGGCAGCGTTGGGCAGTTCGGAATTCGGTTCCAGCCTGCTCAGCTCCGGTAGCTCTACTAGGTCCGGTAGCTCCGGGAACGCAGGACCATCGACCCCAGCACTCCCAGCAACCGGCGCACAAGCCTACGCCACAAACACCACCCGCCCCGTCCTGTGGCAGGAAAGCTTCGACGGAGTGGATACTTCCCTCGGTTTCTCTAAGCAGGCACCGGCAGGTTTTGCCGTTGACACCAACGAGATCAAGTCGGGCGAGGAACGCTGGAAGGGCTGGACATGGACAAACACTCGGGACTGGACCTTTGCGGTAGGCACCGATCAACGCCACTACTTTACCAGGGGCCATGGCTCCTACGCGGTCGCTGAGTCCCAGCATCACCGCATCGCGGCCCCTGAAGTGATGAATACTTCCCTGCGCACCCCGGACCTAGCGCTCGCCCCCGGGGTAGCTTTCGAGTTCGATTCCCACTACCGCCAAGGCAGCCCCGAAAATTCCGGGCAGGTCACCGCGCACTACGACACCGGTGAGACCCAGGTGATTCGCACGTTCAACGAAGACACATGGTCTTCCCACGAGGTACTGCCGCTACAGCCACCGGCTGGGGCGAAGAACGTCTACTTCACGTTTGACTACCTCAATGCACAGGACGACTGGTTCTGGGCAGTCGATAACCTCGCTTTGACGCAGCCGTTGGGGCCGGTCGTCGGCAAGCCCGAGGCAATTATCGACGTCCTCTCGGACACCCATGGCCACACGGAAAAGTACGCCCGGGCCATGAAGGTGCTGAATTCGCAGGCAGATCCAGCCGGGGCAATCGTGTTTAACGGCGACTATGTCGATGTCGGCGCGCAAGAAAACTATGACGCTTTCCAGGCAGACCGCAAGGCGTACCCGCACGTGAGCGGGCGGGAATACTTCACGATCGGCAATCACGAGATGCTCGGCCAGGAAGGCTCGGACGTCTACATTAAGCGGTTCCTCGATATGACTGGCCAGGAACATGTGTGGCGGGAGGAAGTGGTAGACGGCCAGCCGATCATCACCATTTCCACCGAGCATTACAGCGATGCCCTGCGTGGTGGCAAGGAGCCGTACGTGGTGCTTTCCGCCGAGCAGCTGGAGTGGATCGACTCGCGGCTCGCGTACTGGGAAGCCAAGAATCAACCCGTGTTGTTGTTTTCCCACTTGGTATTGCCAAACACCGTCTCTCTTACGCACTCCGCGTGGTACGGTAACGACTTCGCAGATCTGAACTCCTTCTCCGCGGTGGTGGGCAAATACCGCAACGTGGTGATGTTCACCTCGCACACGCACGCCAGCCACGACCTCAACGACTGGTGGGGCGTCTACCGTGATGACAGCACCGGAAACCGCGCCGGCTTCCCGGTGGTAAACACCGGTGCACTGCTGAACAACACGTGGCCAGATGGCGACCACGACGAATCCAAGCTGGATGGCGACCACTCGACGGGCCTGCGAGTGAAGGTCTACTCCGACCGCGTCCGCGTAGAAGCCTGGGATTTCGTCTCGGGGAAGATGGTGAAGTTCCACGATCTGCCCCGTTTGGCAGCACAGTAACTCCATCGGCGGGCGCTAGTTACTCGCTCCTAGGTACAAAAAATCCAGGTGGGTGCGCTTGTTGTGTGCACCCACCTGGATTCTTATTGCCTAGCCCCAAGCCTTGAGCAGGGCGTCAGACTCTTCCTGGGTGGTGATGGTGATCCGGACCCCTTCTGGGAAAGCCCGCACAAGCACGCCCTTTTCCGCAAGGTTGGCGGCGATCTCCTGCGGTGTCCCCAGCGCCGAAACGGCATCGGCAGGCAACCAAATGAAGTTCGCCTCGGAAGGCAACGCACCATGATCCGCTAAGGATTCCACGACCCGGGCACGCTGCTCAATGGTGGTTTCGATGCGTTCGCTCAGTTCATCCTGCGCGTGCAGGGATGCCAAAGCTCCTGCTTGTGCAACGGCACTCACTGAGAATGGGATGGCCACCTTGTTCAAGGCCCCGATGATCTCTGCGGAGCCAAACGCGTAGCCTACGCGGACACCGGCCAAGCTGTATGCCTTAGAGAAGGTGCGCAGCCCCACCACGTTCGGGTGCGAATCCAGGAAGTCGGTGGCCACTGGGGTGTCGGTGGCGCGGTTGTACTCGAAGTACGCTTCGTCCAGCGCCACGATGACATCCGCAGGCACCGCCGCCAGGAACTCCTGGAATTCCGCGGTGGTCACTGTGGTACCCGTTGGGTTATTCGGATTGCAGACAAACACCAAGCGGGTGTGCTCGGTGATCGCTGCCGCCATTGCCTTCAGGTCCACTCCGTGGTTGTCGTCTAGCGGGACAGCTACCGGCTTCGCGCCAACTACCTGCGCAAAGAGTGGATAAGCCTCAAAGGAACGCCACGGGAACACGATCTCGTCTGCAGCGGTGCAAGTGATCTGAACGAGCTGCTGGCACAGTGCCGAGGATCCAGTACCCACCGCGACGTTGTCCAGGGTGAGACCAAGGTGTTCTGCGAGTGCGGTGCGCAGCTCAATCGCACCCATGTCTGGGTAGCGGTTGGCTCCAGCTGCCGCGGTTTGCATTGCTTCGACGGCGGATGGCAGTGGCGGTTGCAGGGTCTCGTTGGAGGAGAGCTTGATGGCATTCTCGGCTCGTTTGCCAGGAACGTAGGCTGGCAAGTTTGCTAGATCTGCGCGAATCATGGTTGAAGTGTCCTTCTTATGGGTTGCGTGGGCCACGGGGGCCGTAGTCGAATTCAGCGGTGAGCGGGCCGAATGCTTGGAGACCGCGAGGGGCGTCGAATGGATCGAGGTGCACTTCGAGGAACGCGCCGTCGTCAGACTTGGCGATCTGCTGCAGAGCTTCCTCCAGCTCGCCTTCGGTCCGAGCAACATAGGACTTCATCGTGGTGTCGCGCATGAACACCTTGGGCAGCTCGGCGTAGGACCAGTCCTGGATGTCGTTGTACTCGTCCTCCATTCCCAGGATGAAGCGCTCGATGGTGTAGCCCTTGTTGTTGACCAGGACGATGAGAGGCTTCAGTTCCTCGCGAACGATCGTCGATAGTTCTTGCGCGGTGAGTTGGAAGGAACCGTCACCGATGAACAACACATGGCGACGCTCAGGTGCCGCCAACATCGAACCCAGCAACGCCGGCAGCGTGAAACCGATCGATCCCCAAATCGGCGAATTGATGTATTGCGTTCCCGCCGGCATCCGCAGCGGCCCCAGTCCGATGTTCGACGTGCCTGCTTCAGCGATCACCACACCGTTTTCTTCCAGATGGCTCACGAAGTGTGGCCACATCCGAGCCTGCGTCAACGGCGCCTGCTTATCGACGACGAACTCCGGCACCTCCACCTGCTCCGAAGCTGCCGGTGCTTGCACAGCTGGGAGCTTTTCGAGCAAGATGGCCAGAAGTTCGAGGGTGTTGATGCCCACGAAGTACTCCCCTGCGACGAGCG from Corynebacterium epidermidicanis encodes:
- a CDS encoding metallophosphoesterase family protein, translating into MNVKKIASVILAGILAAPLAVSAPNAAALGSSEFGSSLLSSGSSTRSGSSGNAGPSTPALPATGAQAYATNTTRPVLWQESFDGVDTSLGFSKQAPAGFAVDTNEIKSGEERWKGWTWTNTRDWTFAVGTDQRHYFTRGHGSYAVAESQHHRIAAPEVMNTSLRTPDLALAPGVAFEFDSHYRQGSPENSGQVTAHYDTGETQVIRTFNEDTWSSHEVLPLQPPAGAKNVYFTFDYLNAQDDWFWAVDNLALTQPLGPVVGKPEAIIDVLSDTHGHTEKYARAMKVLNSQADPAGAIVFNGDYVDVGAQENYDAFQADRKAYPHVSGREYFTIGNHEMLGQEGSDVYIKRFLDMTGQEHVWREEVVDGQPIITISTEHYSDALRGGKEPYVVLSAEQLEWIDSRLAYWEAKNQPVLLFSHLVLPNTVSLTHSAWYGNDFADLNSFSAVVGKYRNVVMFTSHTHASHDLNDWWGVYRDDSTGNRAGFPVVNTGALLNNTWPDGDHDESKLDGDHSTGLRVKVYSDRVRVEAWDFVSGKMVKFHDLPRLAAQ
- the hisC gene encoding histidinol-phosphate transaminase, coding for MIRADLANLPAYVPGKRAENAIKLSSNETLQPPLPSAVEAMQTAAAGANRYPDMGAIELRTALAEHLGLTLDNVAVGTGSSALCQQLVQITCTAADEIVFPWRSFEAYPLFAQVVGAKPVAVPLDDNHGVDLKAMAAAITEHTRLVFVCNPNNPTGTTVTTAEFQEFLAAVPADVIVALDEAYFEYNRATDTPVATDFLDSHPNVVGLRTFSKAYSLAGVRVGYAFGSAEIIGALNKVAIPFSVSAVAQAGALASLHAQDELSERIETTIEQRARVVESLADHGALPSEANFIWLPADAVSALGTPQEIAANLAEKGVLVRAFPEGVRITITTQEESDALLKAWG